GGGACAGGGGAACATCTTCATCTTCGGTCACACGATGGCGGGGATCGAGGCGCTCCGGGAGAGCGGCTACGATCCCCGGGCGTGGATCGAGCGTACCCCGGAGCTCGCGCGGGCCATCGCGACGATCCGGGACGACGGCGAGCTGGGGCGCGCCTACCCCGGACTGTTCCGGCCGGTGGTGGAGGCGCTCACGGGCGAGGACCGGTTCCTCCACTGCGCGGACTTCGCGTCGTTCGCGGAATGCCAGACCCGGGTCGCCGAGACCTACCGCCGCCCCGAGGACTGGACCTGGATGTCGATCCGGAACGTGGCCGCGATGGGCCGCTTCTCGAGCGACCGCACGGTCCAGGAGTACGCCCGCGAGATCTGGGGGGCCACGCCCTTGCCCATGAAGCGCCCCGATCCGGAGGGATCATGAACATCCGCAAGCTGGTCACGATCGTCGAGGAGATCCGCGCGGACGGCCGGAAGGCGGCGGCGCGCCCGATCCGCAAGGCGGCGGCGGTCGCGGTCGTCGAAAACCCGTTCGCCGGCCGGTACGAGGAGAGGCTCGAGCCCTTGATCGAGGTGGGCGAGGAGCTGGGCGGGCTGCTCGGCAAGATGGCCGTCGACGCACTCGGCGGAAGGCCCGAGAGCTACGGCAAGGCCGCCATCGTCGGGCTCGACGGCGAGTACGAGCATGCGGCGGCCATCCTGCATCCGACGCTGGGGACGCCGTTCCGGGCCGCCGTGGGCGGCGGCAAGGCGATCATCCCGTCGGCGAAGAAGCTGGGGGCGGCCGGCACCGCCATCGACGTGCCGCTCCACTACAAGGACGCGGCGTTCGTCCGCAGCCACTTCGACGCCATGGAGGTGCGGGTGCCCGACGCGCCGCGGCCCGACGAGATCGTCGTGGCACTGGTCGTGACCGACGGCGGCCGGCCCCACCCGCGGGTCGGCGGCCTGACCAAGGCCGAGGCGAAGGGCGAGGATGGCCTCCGGTAGATCATGGGAGGGGGCCGTGGTTGGGCGGCCTTCGCCCGTCGGGGCCCCCTCCCAGACCACCCCAAAGGAGGGGTTGCGCGGGCGAAGCCCGCGCTCGGAGCGGAACACCAACCGTGGGCGGTTGCGCCATCGCGTGGCGCCTGATTCACCCGATAAGCTCCTAGCGCTGAGGCCGAGCTGATCCATGAAGCTGATGAGCCTCGCCGAGGCGGCCGCGCTCGTCCCGGACGGCGCCCACCTGACCCTCGGCGGGGTCATGCTCCACCGGGTCCCGGCCGCCTTCGTGCGCGAGCTGGCGCGCCAGGGCCGCCGCGGCCTCCGCCTGTCCAAGCCCTCGCCCTCCTACGATCTCGACCTTCTCTGCGCCGCCGGCTGCCTGGCCGAAGTCGACGCCGGCATCGCCTCGCTGGAGTCGGCGTTCGGCGGGATGCTCCCGAGTTACCGCCGGGCCGTCGAGGCGGGCCGGGTCCGTGTCCGCGAGTTCTCCTGAGTGGGCGTCATGACGGGGCTGCGGGCCGCATCCCTGGGCGTGCCGTTCGAGCCGCTCCCCGGCCTCAAGGGGACCGACCTGCCGGCCGTCGCCGACTTCCGCACGGTCAAGGACCCCTGGACCGGCGAGGAGGTCTACGTGGTGCCCGCGCTTCGCCCCCAGTGGGCGATCCTGCACGTCCAGGAAGCTGACCAGCGCGGGAACGCCCGGATCTATGGATCGCCGGGCTACGACCTCCTGATGGCGCAGGCGGCCGACCGTGTGATCCTGACCGCCGAGCGGGTCCTCTCCACCGAGGAGTTCGCGCGGATGCCGGAGCTCACGCGGATTTCCGAGCTCGGCGTCGCGGCGGTCGTCGAGGCGCCCGGCGGAGCGCGGCCCGGCGACTGCGCGGGATGCTATGACGTCGACGAGGACGGCGTCCGGCGTTATCTCGACGCGGCGCGCGCTCCGGAGAGCCTGGCAGCCTACCTCGCGTCGATTCCGTGAGCGTGGGTCCTCCGGAGCTGATGACGATCGCGCTGGCGCGCTGCCTGCGCGACGGCGAGGTGGCCTGCCACGGCGTGAACTCGATTCTGGCCTCGCTGGCGCTGCTCCTCGCCCGGCGTCTCCATGCGCCGGCCCTCCGCCATGTCGCCATCGGGGG
The genomic region above belongs to Candidatus Methylomirabilota bacterium and contains:
- a CDS encoding amino acid synthesis family protein, which encodes MNIRKLVTIVEEIRADGRKAAARPIRKAAAVAVVENPFAGRYEERLEPLIEVGEELGGLLGKMAVDALGGRPESYGKAAIVGLDGEYEHAAAILHPTLGTPFRAAVGGGKAIIPSAKKLGAAGTAIDVPLHYKDAAFVRSHFDAMEVRVPDAPRPDEIVVALVVTDGGRPHPRVGGLTKAEAKGEDGLR